The following is a genomic window from Elaeis guineensis isolate ETL-2024a chromosome 10, EG11, whole genome shotgun sequence.
CTTTATTGCTAGACTATTTTGTGATtatcatatgcataaaaataCAATTTGTAGAATATTATCAGTTTTAGTTTCTTTTCTGAATTAATAATATATGTTGAGTATTTATATTTGTCTATATCAATTGAGGAGGAAATTTTATAAGTTTTCCTGGCAATTCATTTCTAATCCCTTCTATGCTTAGCTTTTGTTTTCATCAGTGGGTATTTTATCTGGACACTGAACATGGTTGAGACATgcaactttttctttttcattgtcTTTTAATTTGGAGCAGGAAGCTCGCTGCATGACAAAAGCAAGGCGACTTGGTGTTCCCACTCCAGTTTTGTATGCTGTGGACCCTTTGTTGCATACTCTAACTTTTGAATTCATCGATGGCccatctgtgaaagaaatactcCTGGATTTTGGATTAAATGGTGTTGTTGAGGAACAACTAAATGACATTGCGATGCAGATAGGGAATGCAATCGGAAAGCTACACGATGGAGGTCTTGTTCATGGTGATTTGACAACATCAAACATGATTATCAAGGAAGGGACAAATCAGCTGGTGAGATCTGAGCATGTCTCTCGCTTCTGAGCATCCTTTTCCATGTTATAATTTGTGATTCTGTTAGATAATTTACATTTGTCCATGTATTAGAACTAAAATTGTATTTAACTATGCACAGTAGAAATAACAGATGAATCATTCCTGTTCTTCTCTCAGGTCCTTATTGACTTTGGTCTGAGCTTCACATCAACTCTTCCTGAGGATAAAGCAGTTGATTTATACGTGCTTGAGAGAGCTTTGTTGTCTATGCATTCATCATGTGGGAATGTGGTAAGCTAGAGTAGATCCTGCTTTCTGTCACATTCAAATTTCATGTTTTGATTTATTTACTCTAATTAACATGTGTTAGGATTTGTAATATTTAAACATCCCATCCCATCTATTGGGTATCAGCCATGTGGATCCTACTTGGCCATTTTTAAGTCAATAAAGCATGACCATCAGTTCTTTTTTG
Proteins encoded in this region:
- the LOC105053372 gene encoding uncharacterized protein — encoded protein: MEIDQQQKEDFGVLLKQGAEARVFESSFVGRRSIVKERFSKKYRHPLLDTKLTLKRLNAEARCMTKARRLGVPTPVLYAVDPLLHTLTFEFIDGPSVKEILLDFGLNGVVEEQLNDIAMQIGNAIGKLHDGGLVHGDLTTSNMIIKEGTNQLVLIDFGLSFTSTLPEDKAVDLYVLERALLSMHSSCGNVMDKILAAYRKSSKQWSSTMNKLAQVRQRGRKRTMVG